One Takifugu rubripes chromosome 19, fTakRub1.2, whole genome shotgun sequence genomic window carries:
- the LOC101073024 gene encoding caveolin-3 produces MADQYQYNANEEKIVKDSHTKEIDLINRDPKQINEDVVKVEFEDVIAEPEGTHSLDGVWKLSYTTFTVSKYWCYRVLSAIFGIPVALLWGFLFACISFCHIWAVVPCIKSCLIESQCISRIYSLCIQTFCDPFFEALGKVFGSIRVALRKEA; encoded by the exons ATGGCGGATCAATACCAGTACAACGCCAACGAGGAGAAGATTGTAAAGGACAGCCACACCAAGGAGATTGATCTAATTAACAGAGACCCCAAGCAGATCAATGAGGATGTGGTGAAG gtggagtTTGAGGACGTCATTGCGGAGCCCGAGGGTACGCACAGCCTGGACGGCGTGTGGAAACTCAGCTACACCACCTTCACTGTGTCCAAGTACTGGTGCTACCGCGTCCTGTCGGCCATCTTCGGCATCCCCGTCGCTCTGCTCTGGggcttcctgtttgcctgcatCTCCTTCTGCCACATCTGGGCCGTGGTTCCCTGCATCAAGAGCTGCCTGATTGAGTCCCAGTGCATCAGCCGCATCTACTCCCTCTGCATCCAGACCTTCTGCGATCCCTTCTTTGAAGCCCTGGGCAAGGTCTTCGGCAGTATACGCGTCGCACTACGCAAAGAGGCCTAA
- the LOC115246944 gene encoding isotocin receptor-like, whose translation METVANESDFWLCNTSCRDPGVANETGLSNQTNPLKRNEEVAKVEVTVLALVLFLALAGNLCVLLAIHTTKHSQSRMYYFMKHLSIADLVVAIFQVLPQLIWDITFRFYGPDILCRLVKYLQVVGMFASTYMLVLMSVDRCLAICQPLRSLHRRKDRFYVIFSWGLSLVFSVPQMFIFSLREVGSAGSGVYDCWGDFVKPWGAKAYITWISLTIYIIPVAILSVCYGLISFKIWQNFRLKTRREHCVSMTPRTAKDNTLTRVSSVKLISKAKITTVKMTFVIVVAYIVCWTPFFSVQMWSAWDPSAPREATPFIISMLLASLNSCCNPWIYMFFAGHLFQDLRQTFLCCSPRYLKSPQSQCEREYDSSHKSVSSNFAIKSTSSQRSVTQTSTT comes from the exons ATGGAGACCGTAGCCAATGAAAGTGACTTTTGGCTGTGCAACACATCCTGCCGGGACCCTGGTGTCGCCAACGAGACGGGGCTGTCCAACCAGACGAACCCGCTGAAGCGCAACGAAGAGGTGGCGAAGGTAGAGGTGACGGTGCTCGCCTTGGTTCTGTTCCTGGCGTTGGCGGGGAACCTGTGCGTCCTGCTGGCCATCCACACAACCAAGCACAGCCAGTCGCGCATGTATTACTTCATGAAGCACTTGAGCATCGCGGATCTGGTAGTGGCGATCTTTCAGGTGCTCCCTCAACTTATCTGGGACATCACGTTTCGCTTCTACGGACCAGATATTTTGTGTCGGTTGGTGAAATATCTGCAAGTCGTTGGGATGTTCGCGTCCACTTACATGTTGGTCCTGATGTCTGTGGACAGATGTTTGGCCATCTGTCAGCCTCTCCGCTCTCTGCACCGGAGGAAAGACCGTTTCTATGTTATATTCTCCTGGGGGCTGAGCCTGGTCTTCAGCGTCCCGCAAATGTTCATCTTCTCCCTGAGAGAGGTGGGCTCAGCGGGATCGGGGGTGTATGACTGCTGGGGCGACTTCGTGAAGCCTTGGGGAGCCAAAGCTTACATCACATGGATCAGCCTCACCATCTACATCATCCCCGTGGCGATCCTGAGCGTCTGCTACGGGCTAATCAGCTTCAAAATCTGGCAAAACTTTAGGCTGAAAACGAGGCGAGAGCACTGCGTGAGCATGACGCCGCGGACCGCCAAAGACAACACGCTGACACGGGTGAGCAGCGTCAAGCTCATCTCCAAGGCGAAGATAACCACCGTGAAAATGACTTTTGTCATCGTGGTGGCTTATATCGTCTGCTGGACCCCCTTTTTCTCCGTCCAGATGTGGTCTGCGTGGGATCCCTCAGCGCCCCGGGAGG CCACGCCCTTCATCATCTCCATGTTGCTGGCCAGCCTCAACAGCTGCTGTAACCCCTGGATCTACATGTTCTTCGCTGGGCATCTCTTCCAGGACCTCAGGCAGACCTTCCTGTGCTGCTCTCCTCGCTACCTCAAGTCGCCCCAGAGCCAATGCGAGCGCGAATATGACTCCAGCCACAAGAGCGTCTCCTCGAACTTTGCCATCAAAAGCACAAGCAGCCAGAGGAGCGTCACGCAGACCTCCACCACATGA
- the LOC115246794 gene encoding protein IWS1 homolog, translating into MISRMKVALEEDRILNSQRKPAVRKLCLLPQVLELIKKSNFVETFIKYGLLTEIKKWISPLHDGCLPALPIRVRLLNLLAELPISDPYLLMHSGIRHTVGILLSHPDETQANKTVIRQLINKWVIEMFGQSLEDRELRREKSRRRDVQPQSQPDSSVEETPPPNPVNSWREDPGTLESGDNRDTEVSGHYSRARLPSLSQKVYTVRPPWNLKSTSGWCPVMQQQAMLANHKKRMFQKSSSEKKRGKK; encoded by the exons ATGATCAGCAGGATGAAGGTGGCCCTTGAG GAGGACCGGATACTGAACAGCCAGAGAAAGCCAGCAGTGAGAAAACTGTGCCTGCTTCCACAAGTCTTGGAACTCATCAAGAA ATCAAACTTTGTTGAGACCTTCATCAAGTATGGCCTGTTAACAGAGATCAAAAAGTGGATCAGCCCTCTCCATGACGGGTGCCTCCCAGCACTGCCGATCCGGGTGAGGCTGCTGAATCTTCTGGCAGAG CTGCCCATCTCGGACCCTTATCTTCTGATGCACAGCGGCATCAGACACACTGTCGGCATCTTGCTGAGTCACCCCGATGAGACCCAAGCCAACAAAACTGTCATTAGGCAACTCATCA atAAGTGGGTGATTGAAATGTTCGGCCAGTCACTGGAAGATAGGGAGCTGCGGAGAGAGAAAAGTAGGAGGAGAGATGTGCAGCCTCAAAGTCAACCGGACAG tTCAGTGGAAGAAACCCCTCCCCCAAACCCAGTGAATTCATGGAGAGAGGACCCAGG AACTCTGGAGTCAGGTGACAATCGTGACACAGAGGTGTCTGGTCACTACAGCAGAGCCCGGCTTCCGTCGCTGTCCCAAAAGGTGTACACTGTGCGGCCTCCGTGGAACCTCAAGAGCACTTCCGGCTGG TGTCcagtgatgcagcagcaggcGATGCTTGCTAACCACAAGAAAAGGATGTTCCAGAAATCATCCAGTGAGAAGAAAAGAGGCAAGAAGTGA